The nucleotide window ACACCGAGTATCATATCATCAAATGACCAAAGCCAACACATGTCAGACAATATACCCAAGCTTCAgtaaggaaaataaaaaagaggtGAGTGGGGGAAGAGAGAGCCCCCAAATCCCACCAACTGCATTGAAACATGCCACTAAACTTTTCTAAATGATTAATCTCCCTCAAATATGGGCTTCTAATAGAAGAACCCAGAGGTTCTTGGTGTGACTGATTAGTATCAGCGGACACTGAAACAACACTTTTCAGTCGATACATATCAGTTTCAGATGATACTTTAACCCCTGTTTTGCAGCTTCATAGCTTCTTGCATCTTTGTTTCTCCTCTTGAATTAAAAAATATGTTCATGTTGAAAAGAATTGCCAGAAAATCATTGAAATTTTACAATAAATTGTTGTTGTCGCAGGTCTGATTATAACGATCACACCACAATGGAATCAAACCATTTTGCATTAGAAATAATGTCTACCTGTTGCCAGCATAGGATCAACAACAAATACACGAGATCCCTCAGGAAGATTATCAGGTAACCTGCACAAGAGAAGAATCTGAATGTGAAGGGGCCCTTCAAATTGCATTTAAAGCATCTGCTTGCTATCAAAATGGCATCATTATAACAAAAGCAATGTGCTAGCAACACCATTCCCGCGCAACTAATGTTTTAGAAACTGGGCTGGACCAAACCAGACCATAAAGTTGTACCAGGTTGGACTGGAATGAGACACAAACTGTCTTTACCTAAAAACCTGGTGAAGTGGTGGTTACCAATTTCCTTAAAATACGAAGGGTTTAATCCATTGTGCTGGTGGCATTGTGGATGTTTACACTTTCCATTTTGATTGTAGTTATTTTACTTTAAGCAGTTGTCCTGGGTGGGAATGAGTTCATCCAGTTGCAACAGTTAGATGAACTAAACTGCCAACAAAAATGGTTTGCCTACTGGTCCGGTTTTCAAACAATAGTTCAAACTATATGAAATGACTGTTCTTTGTGCTTTGAAAAACATGGAATGCTAATAACATTCCCACACAGACATCCAGTATCTTCAGGCCTTACTTCAGGCTCATGGCTCAGTGATCCAGGCtgatgatctgatgggcccctcATTACTCCAGCCAGCAAATAGACGGTTAGGAAGAGAATACATAGgggtaaaaaaaattaaaaaaaacaaaaacaaagattGGCTGTAAACATGCTTGGAGATCTTTCAGACGCTGTTTATCCATGTCAGGGccccatcagatcgatggtctggAATTCTGGACAGCTGAGTCGTAGACCCGCCTGTCTAAACTTTTGAGGCTCGACAATACTGCATATCCTCGgctcaaggatcatataatttctCCACAGGAAAAGAtccaaggaagaaagagaaacataCTCTTACTTGTTCAAATATATAAATGGTTGAAGCGTCTCCTCATTTCTGCTTATCCCTGCGCTtgtagaaggaaaagaagaattgATGAATACATGACTGAATCATATCTCTGCAGTACTATATTTACAGTTTACTGATAAACAGCACAACGTTGCATAAGAAAACCTTGTCTACAAATTAAACGCTATAAGATCATTAGCTTAAATGAGGGGGGGAAAtcatagatataattcagggtcCGCTCAGGTAGGGGATCCTGCGTAATCGGGATTAAATCTAATCCCAATTTTGAGTGTGCCCCATGCCCTCCACATAGGATTCACTGCAATAAAGCAGTACTTTCCTCTGCAAAAACCATAAACGCTGCTTAATTGTGTTTATGCAGAGGAAGACACTGGTTTAGTGTGCCAAATTCTACGTGGAGGGTGTGGGGCCAGCCATAATCGGCGCGCAGGATGCCGtacccaaacatgccctaagcaaCTTTCATTCAAACATGTCAAATGGTATATGCAAGCAATAGATTTTACAAAGATACCCAAGTCATGTTAAAAAATCAACAATATTATGAGCTTTTCCTTCCTTACCGAGATGATAAGTTTTAGTAGCTGGCAAGATTGATGGTGCATGCTCTACCAAAGCAAGACCAGCTCTCAGGATGGGGACAATCTGCAAACTAAAACCACTATCTATCAGTTGTAGCCATCTAAGGAGATTTACACCGCCATGAGTGACAAAACTCCACTTGTAAAAAAGTCCATTCTTCAATCTTCTCAAGCAAAGAAAAATCTCATAATTGCAGCCCATCAATAAAATGAAAGCAACCGGCAAATCTGCTGCATGGATTTGAGTATTTTAGCTCATGCGCACAGGAAATGATACAGCAGCTCATGCTGTAATGTAATAAAATACATTACCAATCAGTGTATGCCATGTGATATCTAAAAgcacttttaaaagaaaaaaaaattccagaagacaaaaaatttaaaatgtgaCTTCCCCCCTCTGTGATTGGTACTCCAATTTATTACTCTGCTGCATGACCTACTGTAGCATTTCCAATGGCCTGTTTGGACGGGGGTTGAATCCTGACTTTTTCAGATTCTTTATCCAGAAGGATTTGAATCCAAAAAAGTTGGCAGTTGAGGCAATCCAGAATGTCCCGGGCACAAGTAGAAAACGTCATGGATTACAGAAGGTCACTTCCTCTAGTCTGTCTTTTTCTATCTCCCACTTGAAACGAAATGGACATGTGATCTGAACCAAAATGGACACATTATCCTATCCAATTCAATCAGTGTCTCCTGGAAAGTAAATAGGCGGCGGGTGTCCCACCATTTTGTGTGGAATTGGAATATGCATGCtaagataataaaaaaagaagactACTATTAGACACTAACCGTCACGGGCTCCCTTGGATCAATAAATTCAACAGAAGCAACACCCATGGGCGACTGAATCTCCCCGAAGACAGTAGGCTGCAAGTAATTAAATCATGCAACTgtaaataacttttttttaagAGGTAGCTACTGTGAATAACATGAAATCATGAATACAGCAACTAGGTAAAAAGAGAAATTCATGTGTCAATAGCGTTTCTGCAAGGGTCTTGAGCAATGATCAAGAAACAAAGCTCCATGATAACATGACAGAAAAACTGAGGACGGGAGTAAAGAATAGATGCAATTGCACATTTTGGGGGGCCCATGACCGATACATACCAGCACGTACTACCCAATGCACATTTCATATCAGCCATATCAACTTGAATTTGGACCTTTGCTTTCTATAAAGGTATCGTTATCTTATGACCCAACTCATCACTTGTATCTTTTTTTTCCAAATACCAATGCGTATCAGGTGATATTTTCCAGAGGTGGGACCATTACCCACCATTTATCCATCAAATCAAAAAATTAGAGCAATTCATGTCCATCCAATTGAAATTTAGAATTAATCAGAAACAGATGTTACAGATCAGAATTTACTCCTTCCCATAGAGGAAGCCTAGAGCACTTCTCTATTCGGCTTTTCATATACTATTTCATTACTGCCAAGCAAAACATTTGGATTTCTAGACATGGTTTCTTAGTGTTTTTGACATGGCCAATTCATCTTTGTGATGCACAATTTGTTCTCGGCTGTTTCTTCATTAATTAGAGAAGGCTTTTTATTTGCAGTTTTTCATGTAATCCGATTTCTATGCTAACCGACATGTTGTCAATGCATTGACATTAAAATGTTTCATGAATCATCCAAATTGTGAACCAAGCATATCAACAATAACAAACAAAATAAGGTTTAAAGTCTTACACGGAGcctgtttttcttctcttttcttttcttttttctttttctagaagGGAACACTACCAAGGGATTGAACCCAAAAAATTGATGAGGTTTCCCATGATCGGACATTTCACCATTATTTACATAGAAAAGGAAACATTGAGTTTCAAAAGGCAATCATTACCCAAACATCACAGTCAAATTCTCATGCACAAGATTCGAGGTGATTATAGTGAGAGCCTTATTTATATTTTCACTTTTATCCAAACAAGACCCTTTTTTCCCACTATCCGAACAAGGCCTAATATGGCTATTGTCAACCCACTAGCTAATCCCTTGAAGCTTCATATGTAAGTAGCCTTCCGATCTCTGCCATTGCATTCTATAACATAAGAGAGAATGCAATGGTGCTGTTAATGCATAATCTGATTTCAATGCTACCAACATTTTGTTAATGCATTGacattaaaatgatttataataCTCTGAATTGTGAACTAACCATGCTATTGTAGATCACAATAACAAACATAATAAGGTTTACAGCTGTCCACTGACCATGACCTCTTGTCTGACTGAAGTCATGGCTCTTGAGAGAGTGGAATGGAACAAATTCATGTAGCCGATCCCAattggttgggataaggcttagatgatgatgagtttCACACTGACTACGACACAAATGGACTGATTATTGACTCACCAGCCAATCCCTTGAAGCTTCATATATAAGTAGCCTTCCGAGCTCTGCCATTGCATTCTCTGATATAACAAAACCGTCAGAAAATGTTAATGGATTTAgcataaaaagaataaataaatcagaacatGGCGAGTGCCTGAAGGTGGTTACGAAATATAGATGCAAGAATTCCACTCAAGACGGCACCACATTATCCTTGACAATGTCGACATATGATTTCACATCTTCATCTAGATTCTACATACACATGTCATATTTCACTACCAGATCTTTCTTCTACACTGCTGATGAGACTCTGAGAAATTATGTATGATGCACTTCAGCAAGCCAGAAAGTAATTCAAAACCattcattttgtgggccccatagctGATAGCCATAGACGATTGCACCAATTGGATCAACCTAACATCCACTCGGAGGAACTTTCGGTTGTTGAATCCAGGCCATTGCACCATCCTTCTCAACAGTCCATTTACAATTGGCGGGTGCACCTTTTTGCTAATCCATGGTAGAGCCTACTAGATGAATGGTACAGATTATTGACAAACTTGCCGAAATATGCCAATCACAACTAATCTCTTTTTTCGATGAGACAGGACGCATAATAACACTCCCCTAATCACAAAATTCAAGGAAACATGTTACAAGTCTTCTTTATAGTCCTGATCTTCAAACATTTACTTCCTCACcgaaaaccaaaaaataaaaaaataaaatcaacactcGAATCAGTGGAGCTACGGTCatcaaatgattttaaaaaatcaatccCTACTTACTGAATATTGGACATGGAGTCTGCTCATTCCTCAGAACAGAAACCCAGTGCTTGATCAACGGATGTGGTGGAACAAACACCTGCATcctaatcaaaatcaaaatccaacttctagaaggaaaaaataaactaattaattaaaaattaaaaataaaataataataataataataataataataacaatccaaattttatgcAATTATAACAGCCAAGAGAGCCATTTCTGAGTACCAAGTACCGTCCGAAACCaggtaaaaaaagaaagaaacagaagCCGTTATAATTAAAAAAACAGCAGTTATAATGGAGAATTGCCGTTATAACGGTAGATATAACAGCTCCGTTGCATGGGATTGATAGCTGAATGTGGCAGCCTGTATTCTACCGTACGCACACAGCATACGTGCAGCCGTTGAAATCATGGCCCCCACAAGGGATAGGTCATAGCCCGAAAAACATGCAGATCAAACGATCTTAACCGTCCGATTGTTGAACACCAAACAGACCGTTAAAAAGAAACCGCCCACGCAGTCCAGATCCAACAGACAAAATCACGTGGTTTAAGACCGTCCGATCAGCACGATTCATGAACTACGCTCCATCCACAATTGGATACacgatctggacggtctggacatgTGGACCATTACCGCCATTCACAGAACTCCCGTTCTAGCTTCCAACCACCGTTATACCAGCCGTTATAACGCTTCTGAAATAACGGAAGAGTAGAGTTGGAAAAGCGTACCAGCATCCTGTCGTCCGAGACTGGCTTCTTCTCAGTCGTCGTTTGAGAATTCGAGGCGCGGACGGGCTGCCGTCTGCTAACGGACGTCGTTAGGGATGAAGAGAGATGCTGTTATGTTGGGAGACGGACTTCAGATATTAGGGTTTTTGGAAggagagggtattttggtaaatatatagaatatataaggagagagaaaggaaatgaAACTTGCCTTTTGGAGGGAGGCATCTGTTAGGGAGAAGAAACGCGCAGTACGGACGATTCGGCGGGAGCGGATCGCAGAAAAACGCGCCGTGTTGGGAGCGAATCGGGTTGGGGAGTTGATGACACGGGCCATGAGCGGAAGGGCCGACAAGGGAGGAGAGGAAGATAGGGCGGGGTTTGGGTTGGAGAGGTTTTGCCGGAATAACCAGCGGGACGCGTGTTTCGTTGCTGTACGCGTGCGAACTGTGTGGGATCGATCTGGACTGTTGATCTGGAGTTTGGATTCAGTAAGGTTGGGATCTGATCGAGTTCCGTCAGGTACCGACCGTGGAGCCTACCCGATGTGTACGTtgtatatcaacgccgtccatctgttttgccagctcattacAGGGCATtactctaaaaatgaagcagatacaaatctcagctggaccacaacacaagaaagaatgatgattaaaagaccaccattaaaattttctatggGTCCAAACTagcatttatttgtcatccaacgtgcTGATCAGGTAAAACAAACATATGttcagaaaacataaatattaacttgatccaaaacttatggctcACAATGTTTTTACTGgccatcatcattgtttcctatcgtgtggtccaactgagatttagatCACGCTTTGAAATGACCCGGAAAAATAGATGTATGACATGGATGCAAAACACaatatattgaggtgggccttaGGACTCAAGGGAACTCAGCTACGCGCAAGCAAGGTCATCTAGCTAGGATGGAAGATAATGTTAAGGACTCTATAGGCGTACCATAATCTATATATTTTACTCACACCATTCTTCCATTTTGATAAATTATTGTAAGGTGCGAGTCTACGTAAATAAGGCTCAAGCTCACCACAGCATGGAGGTAGGGGATTAAAAACTCCTAGTTGAAAACTTTTTATAGCCACATAAGTTCTATGTGAtcttattaataggttagattgcaaataaatattacggtgggctaAGTAAGTTTTCAACCTTGGAAATTTAATCCCCAGTGTtatctgcagtgtggtccacttgagccttcaatctgcctttttttattcatgctttaaaatgatctatcaaaatgtatagacaacatgaataaaattatatatatatatatatagagagagagagagaaaaagagagagagagagagaggggggggaaggtactatgcgctcggccTCACTATAAGctaccgtgaggtcgagctgtgtgggccccaccataatgcgtgtcgatcatcaacaccatgcatttgatggatcccctctaaattatgcgatatcccaaaaatcagccgtatacggaactcaggtgggccataccatctaaaatcatgtgaagacaccgtcaaaacatataaaagcacttggtggggcccacctgagttttgaatgctgctaaaacttggtttgaaccttcatccaagtggggcacacataatggatgggctggatttgcaaaccacatctcggtgggcccaaaaataattatgaatgttttaatggtgcatggcccctcctcacttatatgtggtgtggcccacataagtcacagattaacttgatttttgagacctaagcccacgatggaatggtgcatctgactgatggggtaaatgtttgaaatgcatcacggtggggaccacacaactcgacctcatgggacatataaatgaggtcgagcgcatagtaccttttccatatatatatagtaccttttccatatatatatcatGACCATCTATCTCTAAGTAGGTCCTACTGAGGTAGTATCAAATCAGCGTCCCTTAGTCAGGCCCAGACCTGACTGAACTGCACCCGTTGATCGGTGGGTCACCATCAAAAGCGGATCGGAGTCATCTACAGCTCCCGTTTTGTAGCCCGTGAAATACTCAATATATGTAGAGCCCACCATTTTGTATAtgtaaatctactctgtccatcaggtgagaaaacTTATTTAAACCATACATACAAAATATCAGCCGAATTTAAAAGTTAGATGGGACACACCACTCATAACATTGTAAGTTTTCTCAACTTTGAAGTGACGCGGGCAGCAGGCGTCAGTTACCTGTTgaagataatttttattttaggaTTAAGACAAAAAAAGTATTGACTTTGAACTTTTTTAACTACTTTAAAAATGAAAGGAAgtcattaaatatttttctaattttaattaCGCACCTCTTCACAGCTATCCATCTCATCCTTACTTTTGCTCATCAACCACACACGTGGCATAGTTGTAAATTAATCTAGACAATATAGCATTGCTTAAAAATTTACACAGAATATAATTGTAACTATTTACTTCACATTTGAAGTTTAGACCACTCATTATTTTACTTTCAAAAATCTACTTTGATGTCTataaaatgaatggttaagatgtgATGGGAAAACGATTGATGTAGCCTATCCTAATTAGTAGCCATAAGATTAAGATGATGATGTTCTATCCAAAATGCAGCTCGTGAATCGCGTCCTACTCCCGTTTTCTAGCCACGAATGGGCAATTCGGTTggcaggcccactatgatttatcaGTTTATTCATGCatctctcagatcattttaaggcatgtggacaaaaatgaataagatccaatgcacaaatgggccacacctaaggtGTACATCGAGCTAcatcgagttgagctggcctcggCTCGGTCACCAGCCAGCATCTCTAGTTCGACTCAGCTCGGTCAGCAATTGGACCAGTTTAAGCcgagttcaatccgagttcgagcttcgagctttcgagccgagttcaagccgagttcgagctcgagctttcaATCAGACACCATCATCCGATCTCAAAGATCTTTATGTCTACCTCCCATCTACACGACATCCCCATTGAATCAAAGCTCCCAATCACTACACGGATCCAGCAGCATTCCACTTCCACAAAACGACACTAACACAAACAACCCACTCTCTCCTTCTACAATCCCATCTAAAATCAAGATCCAAACCACAACATACAGAAATCTAAAGACAAACATAcggaaaaacagatgaataggAGGAATTCGAGTTTCCTTCAGATTGGAAGTACCTGGTCGGGCATAAGAGGTCCAGAGATCGTCACCATTTGCGTTCAAAAAGAGAAGAGATCTCAGAGAGCTAGTTAGCTAGATGATCCCATCCGTCTCCACGTGTATGCAGTTACACGGAGCATGTGTACATGCCACAGTTGATACTCTTAGAATAGCTAGGGGGGCGAGGGCggggggtagagagagagagagagagagagtgtgtgtgtgtgtgtgtagggtaTTTTTTGAAAGGGGAAGGGAAATGGGGAAATGGTGCGGCCGGGTAATGTGCGGGTAGGGTATTTTTTTGAAGGGGGTAAAGTAAACTACGGTTTTCTTTTTAAGGGGGTATATATATACCCaacaccgagtcgagctgagttcgatccgagtcgagtcgagctgaggaaagctcaaactcatttttaagctccaaaaaacagctcgactcggttcgaagtcaGCTTCAatccgaatcgagtcgagtcgatctttttcgagttgagtcgagcgagccaaccgaactagctcggttcatgtacagccctagccacaccaaataataaacttgTCTGCATTAAATGCGCAAAGCATGAAATGCAAGTTGTATTAAATGCAAAAATTATCTATCCTGTGGGTCATTTGAGtgatggatctatctcattttttgtccacataccttaaaatgattagaGAGAAGTgtagataaacagataaatcacagtgggcttgCACACGGAACTGCCCGTTGGTGGTCGGAGATGAGAAGGGGTAAGAACCCACGTCCGCAATTtaaggcttgtttgattttccaattaggTGGTAAATGTAGTGGAAATGGGTAATAACTATTTTCTTACGTATTTACCACACTCTTCCCTATATTTTGTTTGATAGCTAACTTTTTAGATGCAAAAATTGAAAAGGCTGCAAAATAATTGTAGGTCCCACCGTTATGcatgtcgcttatccacaccgttcatccattatgccagctgaatttatgatatgagccaaaaaatgaggcatattgaaAGCTCTAGTTGACCACGCCACAGAAAAAAGTGAATCAAAcacttatcgttaaaaacttctaagggccgctgtttcttttggtgtgggccacttgagtgttggatctacataaTTTTCAAAATTATATGTCAAAATGTTgtagtaaaacggatggacggaacagatatgtTATATACCTCACTGTAAGGTTCAAAAATTTTAACTAGCACTTTTGAACCGTTAAGGCAGGAATTTCCAAAATTTTCTAAACGGTGAAAGTGTCATAGTAACTCATTTGCCGGGTATTTACATTtgcattgaaaaatcaaacaggcagTTAGGGACGCAGATTGCTTGCTGACAGTGTCAGTAGCGAGATGGATATTCACAgtgatatgtgggcccatcatgatgtatgtgtccacgtcatccatccatttttctagaccaTATTGttatggcatgataaaaaaaaaaatttgaggccGTTCTAAATCTCATGTTTagtacaccacaggaaatagtggtgattgaatactcccATTAAAAGCTTcaccctagtaagtttttaatggtgggcatttaatctccactgttttcttgtggggtggtccactcgagatttggatctctctcatttttggtattatgctctataatgatcttaaaaagtagatggacagcttggataaaagaTATTtatattatgtggggcccacggagcactctTAATAGCCACTAGGCACTAGCTACTGACGCTGTCAGCACGCATTCCGAGCCCgcggtttagatggtatatatCCATGAGTGCGACGTATGAGAAGGATAGTCATTGGGTTGTTCAACTCATTGACTAAAGCACTTACACTTCATAGGACCTTCCATATTgcatatgtgaaatctactccgtccatcagttaagAACCCTTAATTTCACCGTCCATACAAAATATTAGACAAATGCAAAACTCATATTGACCAAAATAGGTGGTAGTAATGGAAAATTATATCTGAAATCTCTaagtttatgtggtgtggcccacctgagttttgggtcggGCCAATTTCTGTATAGTCACTTCATCTTGTGAACTACACATGATAAATGGGTTTTATGAAAGATAAAACAGGCCCTAAACACAAACCTATGTTTGGTGTCTGATCCTTAGTTCCGTGTAGTGAGTTCCATTTGTATTGTCTATCCAACTAATGTCCCCAGGCCTAGCATCGAGCAAGGCGcctgatggatggagcggatgtaACAcacaaaacatggtgggcccaaagagcttGGGTGCTTTTACCAATGTAAAACTGGTGTGGCAGAGGATTACATACTTCCTTTGGGAATAGAGCATTCTCAAATGTGGCACTGAAGCATGTACaacgatccaaaccatcaaaattgaaatgatcaagaaatcctaaccacatggttaatggctatcaaatggacggttaaaagttAAATATTCAGTAGTCCAAATTAGAATGGAGGAATTAGATGGTTGATACTATCTTGAGTAgttcagccattggatggtctggattaccttaCAACCATGCCGTGTGTGTGATTGAagtccccactatttttttggtggtgcaaaactaacagaGAAGTCTGTCGTTCTTGTCCGGTCATTCATCTACTAGCCCACATAAGTACATTTATGTGTTTGGTAATAATTTTTAATCGGCTCTTTTTTGCATATGTTGGCCACTATTATAAGAACGGCTATTTTTTGCTCATcccatgggacccacattttctcgatcaatagatgagcggcttggatcttgcatgtTTGAATGTGAAGGTGTGGGCACACGAGCATGTGCACTGAAACGAGTGCATGCGTCTGAAATCTCTCTGTACGGAATCGGTCCAGGCAGGGgtctgtgggtctcaccatgatgtatgggttttatccattccattcattcattttatcagatcattttaacgaatgagtccaaaaatgatttAGATCtaagggtcaagtggaccacacggtagagattgaacgcctaccattgaaaatttattggaggctacggaagttttgatactcaagctgacatttgtctaaaataatctgaaaaaaatgaataaacagtATGGTAgaacctatacatcatggtgggccccacagagctcctgcCTAGACGGATTTCAGACCGGGTAGGGAAAGAAGCAATCCACTTCCGGCTGCAAGAGAATAAAATGTATATTTTGGTGGAATGCAAATATAAAAATAGACAAGTAAGGAGAATAAAGCATTATTAGGTGAGGAAAGTGGGTCATTCTCCGTTGAAAAATTTACAGAAATAACTAACTAATATCGAAACTTGTATCTTTttctaaaaagttttcaaaaagctacctTATAGTCAATATACTTATCATTTGAGTTCCTTTAACGGCTAGTTTTGTGGGCCTGCGACCAAATGGGTGGGCTgcttgggtggaccccaccagttCAGGTTAGATTTTACATAAAAATCATGATGAGACCCTCCTTAGCTATCGAACCATTTATTCTGCAGAGGATGTGATGGAAGACAGTAGAACGGTAATTATATAGACTAATGAGGTagcttttttaaaaatctttttgaaaaaaggcagtagaaaataaatttcacattaatcaatcttttttttttgcaaattttcCTTTCTCCTTTTATATATTCACCTGGTGCTGATGAGTTACCATTTTGATGAAAGTTATGCACTATAGAGTCTCAATTCAGACTTttgctttcttcttttttcatcccATGACTTAGAATCAAGTATAAAACTTGATGGAATGTGGATGTTGCATATATAACATTGTGAACCTATTTTGTTTGGCTGATTTTACTTGCTCCATAACGCAGATTTTGGTGATTAATCCAGTCGTTCAAAATTAGAGAAGTTGCTTGTGTTTGTTTTCAAGATGcatagatcattttattggttTCGAATTTGGTTGCACGTGTTATGTATACTTAGGTATATATAGGTGAGCTAGAGCCAATAGTgactcaactcgaatcaaacgTCTTGTATCCCAAGGCACTAAAAAATTAGCTTAGGATCAGATTTATGAAGATCAACCTAACTACTTAGCCACTAGTTGCATAGAATCAAGTGATTTGTGAAGGGAATGGTTAGTCTTTCTGATGAGTTATTCTTACCTTCAAAATAAGGAATTTATTTATGATTAAGCTTGTGATTCGCtttacacccaaatccatagctcaattagaagactgagtggagatacctcgtttcaacacttgaggtcttggtattgatccctagtgggggtggctaactcggagagtgtgtactaacatgggtgtgtactaacaagctaactcaaaaaaaaaaaaaaaaaacttgtgatTTGCTTTCAAATCGTTCAGTAGTGAAGAATATAATTAAAAAGGATAAAGTAAGTTGAAGCCCATCAATTAAATAAAAGAGTTTTAATTAATTATATtcaactgcaaaaaaaaaaaaaaaaaaaaatgataactaACAACAATATGCTCATAAGAAGACAATCCTTGGAATTaggatttaaaaaaatgataactAACAACAATATGCTCATAAGAAGACAATCATTGGAATTAGGATCTGCTCATGGCAAGAAGATCATCGAA belongs to Magnolia sinica isolate HGM2019 chromosome 8, MsV1, whole genome shotgun sequence and includes:
- the LOC131252773 gene encoding uracil phosphoribosyltransferase isoform X1, translating into MLVFVPPHPLIKHWVSVLRNEQTPCPIFKNAMAELGRLLIYEASRDWLPTVFGEIQSPMGVASVEFIDPREPVTIVPILRAGLALVEHAPSILPATKTYHLGISRNEETLQPFIYLNKLPDNLPEGSRVFVVDPMLATGGTIVAAIDLLKERGVDNKQIKVISAVAAPPALQKLSERFPGLHVYTGTIDPTVNEKGFIVPGLGDAGDRSFGT
- the LOC131252773 gene encoding uracil phosphoribosyltransferase isoform X2 yields the protein MAELGRLLIYEASRDWLPTVFGEIQSPMGVASVEFIDPREPVTIVPILRAGLALVEHAPSILPATKTYHLGISRNEETLQPFIYLNKLPDNLPEGSRVFVVDPMLATGGTIVAAIDLLKERGVDNKQIKVISAVAAPPALQKLSERFPGLHVYTGTIDPTVNEKGFIVPGLGDAGDRSFGT